Sequence from the Corallococcus soli genome:
GCCGTTGTCGCTCCTGTGCCTGGGGTGCGCGCCCGCGCAGCGACAGACGCCGGACGCGGGGCCCGCTGAAGGGGTGCCGCAGCGCCTGGTGGCGCGCATCGTCCACGCGTACCCGCACGACCCGCAGGCCTTCACGCAGGGCCTCCAGTTCCACCAGGGCCAGCTCTACGAGAGCACCGGCGAGGACGGCGACCTGCGGCGCATCTCGCTGGAGCAGGCCGCGCCGCTGTGGAAGCAGGACCTGCCGGACGTGTTCCCGGAGGGACTGGCCAGCGACGGCGAGCGCCTGTACCAGCTCACGTGGCAGGACGAGACGCTGTTCGTGTGGAACGGCACGCCGCCCGTGCAGGAGAAGCAGGTGGCGTACACGGGCGAGGGCTGGGGCCTGTGCTTCTGGCAGGGACAGCTGGTGCGCAGCGACGGCACGTCCACGCTGCGCTTCCACGACCCGAAGGACTTCCGCGTGAAGTCCCAGGTGAAGGTGACGTTGCAGGGCGTGCCGCAGGAACGGCTCAATGAGCTGGAGTGCGCGGAGGACGGCCTCTACGCCAACGTCTGGTACGCCGACCATGTCTTGAAGATCGACTACGCCACGGGCCACGTGCTGGCGGTCATCGACGCGTCGGCGCTGGTGCGGGCGGTGCGCGGACGGCTCCAGGGCAACGGCGGGGTGCTCAACGGCATCGCGCTGGAGCCGGGCACCGGCCGCCTCTTCTTCACCGGCAAGCTGTGGCCCGACCTCTTCGAGGTGAAGCTGGAGCCCGCCGCCGCGCCGTAGCGCCCCCTCAAGGGGCGTTGGCTGCATCCTGCCTGCCAAGGCGCCGCCGCACGGTCCGGGTGACCTCCGCGTCCCAGCGGGGTGAGAACAGCTCCACGAGGGTCCGCTGGAAGGGCACGGCACACGCCAGACAGGCCAGGGTCGCCGCCAGCCCGATGAGCGAGTTCTGCCACGAGGCCAGGTTCCACTGTCCGGACCAGGACCACTCCCTCAGGCTCTGGGGCCAGAAGTAATGGATGGGCCAGCCGGGACCGCTGCCAGCGAGGTCGCACAGCAGGTGTCCATGGAATGCGGCCACCGACACCAGCGCCACGGCCGCGCGCCGCCGTGCCAGCGCGGCGCAGACCGTCATCGTGATGAGCGCTCCCACGTAGCCGTGAAAGATGACGTGGTGGTAGCGCGCATAGAATTCTTCACCCGCGAGCAATGACAAGCCATCCAGGTCCGGCGCGAGCCCCGCGCAGGTGACGAGGATGCGGTCACGCCTTTCGCGCAGCCCCTGGGCCAGCAGCCAGGACAGTTCGGCGTGGACGATGGGACTCATGGATGTGCGGAAGCCTACGGTGTTTCAGACCTGGCGGTCACCCGATGTGAAGGTTTCCGGGGCCGTGCGTTGAGAAGGAGGGGGCAATGACTCGTCATGAATACCAACTCCGCGCACCCACATGGACTCCAGGCCTTCTCAAAAGGAAGCGAGACGGAGTTTTCCAGGCTGGACGTCGCCACGCTGTTTGAAGGCCGTGTGCGTGAGACACCCGACGCCGTGGCATTGCGCTTCGAGGGGGGCGCGCTCAGCTATGCGCAGCTCAACCGGCGGGCGAACCGGCTGGCGCGGCGGCTCCAGGCGCTGGGTGTGGGGCCGGACGCGCCCGTGGGCATCCAGGTCGACCGCACACCCGAAACCATCATCGGACTGCTGGGCATCTTGAAGGCAGGCGGTGCCTATCTGCCATTGGATGACAGTCATCCGGTGGAGCGCCTCAACCTGATGCTTGAGGATGCCAGCCCCAGGGTGCTGGTGGGCCGGCGTGAGGCGCTCCATGGCTTGCGCTTCCAGGGCCACGTCGTCGAGCTTCCCGCGCCAGGCGAGCCCTCCGAGGAGCGAGATGGCTGGAACGTCCGGGGCGGCGCGGGCCCCGACTCGCTGGCGTACGTGCTCTACACGTCGGGCTCCACGGGCAGGCCCAAGGGTGTGTGCATCCCCCATCGCGGCGTGGCGCGGCTGGTGCTGGATGAGGGCTTCATGGGGTTCCGGTCCGACGACCGCGTCCTCCAGGCCGCTTCGTTCGCATTCGACGCCTCGACGCTGGAGGTCTGGGGCGCGCTCCTGAACGGCGCCACGCTGTGCCTGACGTCGCGGGAGACGCTGCTGTCGCCTCCGCTCCTCGCGGCGAAGCTCCAGCGGGACGCGGTGTCCGTCGCGGTCCTGAGCACGGCGCTGTTCCATCAACTGGCGGCGGCCATCCCGGAGGCGTTCGGACGGCTGCGCGTGCTGATGGTCGGTGGTGACGTGCTGGACCCCAAGTGGGTGGCGCGGGTGATGGCGCACGGGAAGCCCCAACGCCTGCTCAACAGCTATGGCCCCACGGAGTGCACCACCTCCGCGACGGCCCATGAACTCCGCTCGCCGCCGACGCCGGGGAGATCCATCCCCATTGGAGGGCCGCTCGCGAACCTCCAGGTGTACGTGCTGGATGACGCCCTGGCGCTCGTGCCCGTGGGGGAGGTGGGCGGGCTGTACATCGGAGGCGAAGGGCTCGCGCGGGGCTACCTGAACCGCCCCGACCTGACCGCCGAGCGGTTCCTCCCGGATCCCTTCCGTGACGCCCCGGACGCGCGGCTGTACCGGACGGGGGACCGCGCGCGGTGGTGGGAAGACGGCACGCTGGAGTTCCTGGGGCGGGTGGATCACCAGGTGAAGATCCGGGGCGCGCGCGTCGAGCTGGCGGAGATTGAAAGCGCGCTGCGGGACCACGAGCGGGTGGGGGACGCGGTGGTCCGGGTGCAGGAGGCGTCACCCGGGGACAAGCGGCTCGTCGCCCATGTCTCACCGCGCGCAGGTGCGGTCCTGGAGGCGTCCGAGCTTCAGGCGCACCTGCGCGCGCGGCTGCCCGCGTTCATGCTCCCCCACGCGGTCGTGGTCCTGGAGCGGTTGCCGCTCAACCCCAGCGGGAAGGTGGACCTCCAGCAACTGCCGGCGCCGCACTTCGGCGCGGGAGAGGGCGAGGCGCCCCGCTCGGAGCTGGAGCGGGAGGTCGCGCGGGTCTGGGCGGAGGTGCTGGGCGCGGAGCAGGTCGGCACCCAGGACCGCTTCATGGACTCGGGAGGGGATTCGCTGCTCGCGGTCCGCCTCATGGAGCGGCTGGCGCAAGCGCTGTCGGTGCGCCTGCCGGTGCGAGCGCTCTTCGAGAACCCGACCCTCGAAGCGCTGGCGCGGAGGCTGGAGGGCGCCAGGGGCGAGGCGCGAGACCTGGAGCTGCCCCCGGTCGTTCCCGTGGACCGGAGCGGGCCCCTGCCGCTGTCCGATGCCCAGCGACAGCTCTGGCTGCTGCATCAGGTGGCGCCCCGGAGCGCCTTCTACAACGAGCCCTTCACGCTCCTCCTCCCCGGCGACATCGAGCCGGAGGCGCTGGAGCAGGCGTTCCTGTCGCTCATCGCGCGGCATGAAATCCTGCGCACGCGCTTCGGCTCCACGCTGGACGGCCCCTTCCAGCGGGTGGTGCCGACGGTCCCCTTCCGGTTGCGAAGCGTGGACCTGCGCCCGGTCCCCGACGGACTCCGGAGCGCGAAGGCCGCGCAGCTGGTCACGCAGGAAGCGCGCGAACCCTTCGACCTGGAAGCCGGTCCGCTGCTGCGCGCGACGCTGATACGACTGAGCGCTTCGGAGTGCCGCCTCGCGCTGGTCATGCATCACCTGGTCGTGGATGGCTTCACGATGGCCAGGTTCCTCCAGGAACTGCATCGGTTCTACCGGGCCACCATGGAGGGAGGGCCCGCGGCGCTGGAGCCCCTCCCGCTCCAGTACGGTGATGCCGCCGTCTGGCAGCAGGGCCCGCGCCATCAGGAGGCCCTCGCACCGCACCTCGCCTGGTGGACGCGGACGCTCGCGGGAGCACCGCCGCTGGAGCTTCCCACCCAGCGTCCCCGACCTCCGGTCCAGGGCTTCCGTGGCGCGAAGCACGTCGTGCGCATCCCACGGCACCTCCTGGAGGCCGTGAAGGCGCTGGGGCGCGGTGAGGACGCCACGCTCTTCATGACGCTGCTGTCGGCGTTCGGTGCGCTGCTGCACCGCTACTCCGGCGGTGACGACCTCGTCATCGGGGGGGCGTTCTCCGGGCGTGGTCGTGAGGAGCTGCGCTCCATCTCCGGGCACTTCGTGAACCTGTTGCCCCTGCGGCTGCGGTTCTCCGAAGGGCTGAGCTTCCGGGCCCTGGTGGGGCGCGTGCGTCAGACGTGTTTGGAGGCGCTCGAACATCAGGACGTGCCGCTGTTGCGCATCGTGGAGGCGGTGAATCCAGTGCGCATCCCCGGGGCCAATCCGCTCCTCCAGGTGTCGTGCACGCTGGAGCCGCCCATCGCGGTGCCGGGCTCCGGGTGGCGGGTGGAGCCGCACGACGTCGACACCGGGACGTCGAAGCTGGACCTCTCCATCGAACTGGATGAACGGCCGGACGGCATGTCCGTGCGGATGGAGTACGCGCTGGACCTGTTCGACCCCTGGATGATCATCCAACTGGGCGCGCACTTCGTGACGCTGCTCCGTCAGGTCGTCCGGAGTCCGGAGGCTGCGGTTTCGGCGCTGCCGCTGTTGTCGGAGCTGGAGACGACCCGCCTCCTCGCGTGGGCCCAGGGGCCGGCGGAGGACGTGGCCACCGCGGACTGCCTGCATCGACCCTTCGAGGCCCAGGCCGCGCGCACGCCGGAGGCCCCCGCCCTCGTGTTCCAGGGCCGGGTGATGAGCTACCGGACGCTGAACGCGGAGGCGAACCGGCTGGCCCACCACCTGCGGTCGCTGGGCGTCGGGCCCGGGGACCTGGTGGGCCTGTGCCTCCAGCGCTCCTTCGAGATGATCATCGGCGTGCTGGCGACGTTGAAGGCGGGCGCGGCCTACGTGCCGTTGGACCCCAGCTTTCCCAGGGCGCGGCTGGCCTTCACGGCGCGGGACGCGGGCTTGAGGCTCGTGCTCGCGCAGGAGGCGACGCTCCCGCTCGTGGACGACCCGGGTGTCCCGGTCCTCTGTTGGGAGTCCTTGCGCGAAGCGCTCGCTGGGGCTTCGGTGGAGGACCCCCGGGTCCCCGTCACCGGAGACGACCTGGCGTACGTCATCTACACCTCGGGTTCGACGGGGCGGCCCAAGGGCGTGCTGCTCGGGCACCGGGGCGCGGCCCACCTGTGCGAGACGGTGGTCGCGCGCTTCGGCTTCACGCCGGGCGACCGCGTGTCGCAGTTCACGCGGTTCGGGTTCGACTTCTCCGTCGCGGAGATCTTCCCGACGCTCTCCTCCGGCGCGACGCTGTACCTGCTGGCGCAGGCGGAGGGGATGCCCGGCGAGGAGCTGGCCGACTTCCTGGAGTCCCAGCGCATCCACATCGCGATGTTCACGCCCGCGGCGCTGAGCCCCATGGCCTGGCGGGCGCTCCCGGACCTGAAGGTGCTGGTGGTCGGCGGCGAAGAGGTGCCGGCGCAGCTCGTGGACACCTGGGCGCCGGGTCGGCGGTTCATCCAGGTGTATGGGCCCACGGAGACCACCGTCTTCGCCACCATGGGTGACTGCATGGCGGGGACCGGACGGTCGTCCATCGGGAAGCCCCTCCCGGGGTACGAGGTCTATTTGCTCGACGAGGCCCTGGCGCCGGTGCCCGTGGGCGTCCGGGGCTCGCTCTACATTGGCGGGGTGGGCTTGGCGCGGGGCTACCTGCACCGCCCCGAACTGGATGCGGAGCGGTTCGTTCCCCACCCGTTCAGCGCGGAGCCGGGAGCCCGGCTCTACAAGAGCGGCGATGTCGCCAGCCATCGCGCGGATGGCAGCATCGAGTTCCACGGACGGTCGGATCGTCAAATCAAGCTGCGCGGCTTCCGCATCGAGCTGGGAGAGGTTGAAGCCGCGCTGCGGGAACACCCCGACGTACGGGACGCCGTGGTGGAGCTTCGAGTGCTCGCGGGGGAGCGGCACCTCGTTGGCTACGTCGTTCCCCACGAAGCCTCCGCGGTGGAGCGGCTGCGGTCGCGCGGCTTCAAGGAGGCGCTGGGCCAGACGCTGCCGTCCCACATGATTCCCCGGGAGCTGGTGGTGCTGGAGGCGCTCCCCCTGGGCGTCACGGGCAAGGTCGACCGGAGCGCGCTGCCTCCCCCCGCCTCGCGAGCCCCGGAGCCCGAGCGCGACGGCGTGCCCGGGACGGCCGTGCTCACGGCGCGGGAGAAGGCGCTGGAGCGGATCTGGTGCCGGCTGCTCGGCGTGGAGCGGGTCGGCAGGCAGGAGGGCTTCTTCGACGCGGGAGGCAACTCCCTGCTGCTCGCGCGGATGCAGTCGGCCATTGAAGTGGAGCTGGGCGTCCGGCTGAGCATGGCGACGCTGCTCCAGTTCCCGACCCTTGAAGCGCTGGCGCGGCGGTTGGACGACGCGTCGGTGGAGCAGCCCGCGCGAACGCCGCCGCGGGCACGGCGCCCGGACCCGGAGCGCTCAGGCCGCATCGCCATCATCGGGCGGGCGGGCCGCTTCCCGGGAGCCCCCGACGTGGACGCGCTGTGGTCGCTGCTGGTGGAGGGCCGGGAGGGACTGTCCCGCTTCAGCCGCAGGGAGCTGGTGGTCGCGGGAGAGGAGCCCCGGCTCCTGGACGACCCCGCGTATGTCCGCGCGGCGGGAATCCTGGAGGACGCCGAGTCCTTCGACGCCAGCTTCTTCGGCTACAGCCCGCAGGACGCGCGGCTGATGGACCCACAGCTCCGCATCTTCCTGGAGTGTGCCTGGGAGGCGCTGGAGGCGGCGGGATATGATCCGAAGCGGCTGTCCGGAAGGGCCGGTGTCTTCGCGGGCGCGGGCGTGCCGCGCTACTGGCTGGAGCAGGTGGTGCCGCGCTACCGCACCTCGTCCGTGGCCGCGGAGTCGTATCGGTCCATCCTGGGCAATCCGTGGCAGTTCCTCGCCACGACGGCGGCGTATCAACTGGGCCTGCGCGGGCCCGCGCTCACGGTGCAGACCGCCTGCTCCTCGTCCCTGGTGTCCATCCACCTGGCCTGCCAGAGCCTGCGCGCGGGCGAATGCGAGCTGGCGCTGGCCGGAGGCGTGTCCCTCTTCGCCCTGGGGCCTTCCGGCTATCTGCACGAGGAGGGGAGCATCACGTCGCCAGACGGGCACTGCCGCCCCTTCGATGCGCGCGCCCGCGGCACCGTGCCTTCCAGCGGGGTGGGGCTCGTGGTGCTGAAGCGCCTGGAGGACGCGCTGCGGGAGGGGGACACCATCCATGCCGTCATCCGGGGCTCGGCCATCAACAACGATGGAAACGGCAAGGTCGGCTTCACCGCCCCCAGCGTGGAGGGACAGCGCGACGTGCTCCTGCGGGCGCACGAAGCCGCCGGCGTGGATCCGCGGCACATCACCGCTGTCGAAGCCCACGGGACGGCGACCCGGCTGGGGGATCCGCTGGAGGTCCAGGCGCTGCGGCTGGCCTTCGGAGACCGCGAGGACGGGGCACCTTCCTGCGCGCTGGGTTCGCTCAAGGGCAACCTGGGGCACCTGGATTCGGCGGCCGGCGTGGCCGGGCTCCTGAAGGCGACGCTGGCCCTGGAGCACCGCTTCCTGCCGGGGACCGTCCACTTCGAGCACGCCCCTCCGGAGCTGGAGCTGGAGCGCAGCCGCTTCGTGGTGAGCCGGGAGGGGCGGCCGTGGACGCTCCCCGACGGAGTCCCGCGCCTCGCGGGGGTGAGCGC
This genomic interval carries:
- a CDS encoding glutaminyl-peptide cyclotransferase, which translates into the protein MRRMPWSLPLSLLCLGCAPAQRQTPDAGPAEGVPQRLVARIVHAYPHDPQAFTQGLQFHQGQLYESTGEDGDLRRISLEQAAPLWKQDLPDVFPEGLASDGERLYQLTWQDETLFVWNGTPPVQEKQVAYTGEGWGLCFWQGQLVRSDGTSTLRFHDPKDFRVKSQVKVTLQGVPQERLNELECAEDGLYANVWYADHVLKIDYATGHVLAVIDASALVRAVRGRLQGNGGVLNGIALEPGTGRLFFTGKLWPDLFEVKLEPAAAP
- a CDS encoding metal-dependent hydrolase — protein: MSPIVHAELSWLLAQGLRERRDRILVTCAGLAPDLDGLSLLAGEEFYARYHHVIFHGYVGALITMTVCAALARRRAAVALVSVAAFHGHLLCDLAGSGPGWPIHYFWPQSLREWSWSGQWNLASWQNSLIGLAATLACLACAVPFQRTLVELFSPRWDAEVTRTVRRRLGRQDAANAP
- a CDS encoding non-ribosomal peptide synthetase/type I polyketide synthase, with protein sequence MRETPDAVALRFEGGALSYAQLNRRANRLARRLQALGVGPDAPVGIQVDRTPETIIGLLGILKAGGAYLPLDDSHPVERLNLMLEDASPRVLVGRREALHGLRFQGHVVELPAPGEPSEERDGWNVRGGAGPDSLAYVLYTSGSTGRPKGVCIPHRGVARLVLDEGFMGFRSDDRVLQAASFAFDASTLEVWGALLNGATLCLTSRETLLSPPLLAAKLQRDAVSVAVLSTALFHQLAAAIPEAFGRLRVLMVGGDVLDPKWVARVMAHGKPQRLLNSYGPTECTTSATAHELRSPPTPGRSIPIGGPLANLQVYVLDDALALVPVGEVGGLYIGGEGLARGYLNRPDLTAERFLPDPFRDAPDARLYRTGDRARWWEDGTLEFLGRVDHQVKIRGARVELAEIESALRDHERVGDAVVRVQEASPGDKRLVAHVSPRAGAVLEASELQAHLRARLPAFMLPHAVVVLERLPLNPSGKVDLQQLPAPHFGAGEGEAPRSELEREVARVWAEVLGAEQVGTQDRFMDSGGDSLLAVRLMERLAQALSVRLPVRALFENPTLEALARRLEGARGEARDLELPPVVPVDRSGPLPLSDAQRQLWLLHQVAPRSAFYNEPFTLLLPGDIEPEALEQAFLSLIARHEILRTRFGSTLDGPFQRVVPTVPFRLRSVDLRPVPDGLRSAKAAQLVTQEAREPFDLEAGPLLRATLIRLSASECRLALVMHHLVVDGFTMARFLQELHRFYRATMEGGPAALEPLPLQYGDAAVWQQGPRHQEALAPHLAWWTRTLAGAPPLELPTQRPRPPVQGFRGAKHVVRIPRHLLEAVKALGRGEDATLFMTLLSAFGALLHRYSGGDDLVIGGAFSGRGREELRSISGHFVNLLPLRLRFSEGLSFRALVGRVRQTCLEALEHQDVPLLRIVEAVNPVRIPGANPLLQVSCTLEPPIAVPGSGWRVEPHDVDTGTSKLDLSIELDERPDGMSVRMEYALDLFDPWMIIQLGAHFVTLLRQVVRSPEAAVSALPLLSELETTRLLAWAQGPAEDVATADCLHRPFEAQAARTPEAPALVFQGRVMSYRTLNAEANRLAHHLRSLGVGPGDLVGLCLQRSFEMIIGVLATLKAGAAYVPLDPSFPRARLAFTARDAGLRLVLAQEATLPLVDDPGVPVLCWESLREALAGASVEDPRVPVTGDDLAYVIYTSGSTGRPKGVLLGHRGAAHLCETVVARFGFTPGDRVSQFTRFGFDFSVAEIFPTLSSGATLYLLAQAEGMPGEELADFLESQRIHIAMFTPAALSPMAWRALPDLKVLVVGGEEVPAQLVDTWAPGRRFIQVYGPTETTVFATMGDCMAGTGRSSIGKPLPGYEVYLLDEALAPVPVGVRGSLYIGGVGLARGYLHRPELDAERFVPHPFSAEPGARLYKSGDVASHRADGSIEFHGRSDRQIKLRGFRIELGEVEAALREHPDVRDAVVELRVLAGERHLVGYVVPHEASAVERLRSRGFKEALGQTLPSHMIPRELVVLEALPLGVTGKVDRSALPPPASRAPEPERDGVPGTAVLTAREKALERIWCRLLGVERVGRQEGFFDAGGNSLLLARMQSAIEVELGVRLSMATLLQFPTLEALARRLDDASVEQPARTPPRARRPDPERSGRIAIIGRAGRFPGAPDVDALWSLLVEGREGLSRFSRRELVVAGEEPRLLDDPAYVRAAGILEDAESFDASFFGYSPQDARLMDPQLRIFLECAWEALEAAGYDPKRLSGRAGVFAGAGVPRYWLEQVVPRYRTSSVAAESYRSILGNPWQFLATTAAYQLGLRGPALTVQTACSSSLVSIHLACQSLRAGECELALAGGVSLFALGPSGYLHEEGSITSPDGHCRPFDARARGTVPSSGVGLVVLKRLEDALREGDTIHAVIRGSAINNDGNGKVGFTAPSVEGQRDVLLRAHEAAGVDPRHITAVEAHGTATRLGDPLEVQALRLAFGDREDGAPSCALGSLKGNLGHLDSAAGVAGLLKATLALEHRFLPGTVHFEHAPPELELERSRFVVSREGRPWTLPDGVPRLAGVSAFGIGGTNAHVVLEEAPPAPVNDDAREAATLLVLSARSEVALDAASRRLAHHLEQHPAQALADVAYTLREGRTAFEYRRALVGGSAADAIARLRSDGHSRCAPRHAPEVVFLFPGMGTQEVGMGAAWYRRSPVYREALDACLGLFGRELERELRAVLFPDDAGRARAEVALRAPSLGMAAIFSTEYALSRLLLAWGIQPTALLGHSLGEYAAACLSGVLSLEDAAALVRLRGRLCDALPPSGMLVVPLSEGVLAQELPENLSLAAVNGPGQCVVSGTVEALDAFAAWLRVRDVPSKRLPLAGGFHSALVEPAMAPLTALASSLSPKVPGIPLISNVTGTWLEGTDARDPAYWARHLRHTVHFSRGLDLLLEGRERILVEVGPGRALSSLSLLHPQVGPHRLVVSTLGVPEGRRSPPESDERALLFAVGQLWTAGVPVDWCAMREGETRRRVPLPAYPFERKHYSLAKAEERPSGAPPPTPVPRPRTLHREGVRATVEAIWKELLGEESLTPDSHFFELGGTSLLVVQLHRELKSKLGVALSLHAVLEHPTLGALTQAVLGELERTGRPLRKEAALLMRLQEGRPGQAPLFFVQPIGGTVFTYMPLARRLGPARPVLAFRASGLEPGEVLYRDVPLMARRYVDELLASHPKGPYWLGGHSSGGVIAYEMAAVLRERGHEVAGVIQIDTVTVDDSRRLGIRSVGDVLRLIDAFQEISPRAAQALKTAMELDFRLRDVVLATNEAIAAYMPGRHPVPLVYLRAQERDTVLDVHAEAWWGALTTGPFQSHAVPGNHFSVMEAPFVRQVARIIEDCLMAEKGTRRDDSDLG